From the genome of bacterium:
TTTTTAAAAACACGAAAAAAATGCGATGGAGACATGCAGGCAATTTTCGCGAGTTTATCAATAGTAATCTTTTTATCGAGATTTGAATATAAATATTCAATTGCCTTATCGATTTCCAGCCGGTTTGATATTCTGTCAATCTCCGGGGTAAAATTAAATATAGTCCTGATTATTGCATGGCATATTTCTAAATTCAGGGCGTGTAAAATTATATCTGAACCCTGCATTTTATTGTCAATTTCAATCATAAATCTTCTAAGTAAAGGCAAAATGCCCGGGTCCATGGAATAAAACTCGCCGATAAATTTAATGTTCTGTTTTACCATATATTTGGCCAGCTGCCTTTTAAAAAAACTTTTATTTATTAAAACAGCGATGTAGCGCGGCGGAAAGTCCGAAGGAAGTTCATGATGAGGAATATCAGGTGAAAGGCAGAATATCTTTCCTGAAACCGATGTTATCGTTTTTCCGTAAATTTTAAACTGGGTCTCATCATTGAAGGAAACAATAAACATATAAGACGGGTGGCTGTGTTCGGGAGATAAAGCGTAAAAACATGCCCCTCCCACCGGGGTAAACAATCCAATATCTTTTGTGACAAAACAGTCAACATACCGCAGTTGTTCCACGGCTAC
Proteins encoded in this window:
- a CDS encoding AraC family transcriptional regulator, yielding MSQNLKDEEVLKQVCNLVGSVAVEQLRYVDCFVTKDIGLFTPVGGACFYALSPEHSHPSYMFIVSFNDETQFKIYGKTITSVSGKIFCLSPDIPHHELPSDFPPRYIAVLINKSFFKRQLAKYMVKQNIKFIGEFYSMDPGILPLLRRFMIEIDNKMQGSDIILHALNLEICHAIIRTIFNFTPEIDRISNRLEIDKAIEYLYSNLDKKITIDKLAKIACMSPSHFFRVFKKEVGQPPQDYLNKIRMKVVKNLLKASDKSITEIALDCGFGSSSYFSACFKKAFNITPTDYQKTFKKDISKKDKRKTKKCALF